A genome region from Natronobeatus ordinarius includes the following:
- a CDS encoding PLDc N-terminal domain-containing protein, translated as MPSTIVLQSGSGGAALFALFFLIVYLVLVVWTYGDAEKNSSHPSFLWALVVFLAPLLGLVLYFLLGRDRVV; from the coding sequence ATGCCCTCCACCATCGTCTTGCAATCCGGCTCCGGCGGTGCTGCGCTGTTCGCCCTGTTCTTCCTGATCGTCTACCTCGTCCTGGTCGTGTGGACGTACGGGGACGCCGAGAAAAACAGCAGCCATCCGTCGTTCCTCTGGGCGCTCGTCGTCTTCCTCGCCCCGTTGCTCGGGCTCGTGCTGTACTTCCTGCTCGGCCGAGACCGCGTCGTGTAG
- a CDS encoding BCCT family transporter translates to MAESDDLGAVGRFTEEIDWVVFLVGAGLTLTFIAAYLLAPEMVVGEDGEGGAIGFANTLFLEYINWAILLIVFLIVLFLLFLIVGPWGSIRFGDDPPEFSFLSFFAMLYSAGFAAGVVFWGPTEALFYYDSPSPLFGAEGGTSEAMTLAVQQTIFHWALPQLAVFTIMGIAIGYFAYNYENVPLRVSSILTPFIGADRLDGPLAKVVDIFAVFATIGGVATSLGFIGSQFVTGLDYQWGINLGDTGIILVVIGMTLLFTLSMVLGVNRGIRRLSNFNMILFVALMLATFIVGPTMFLVLLGTQAFGGMLTDFVSMSLFTGSGVEGGTEWSNTWTVFYWAWALSWAPFAGLFIARISRGRSVREVAFTGIAATSAATIPWFTFVGGTAVWAEHNGVATFLGDPEFSADVAGFILFETFPFGTVFMLAFMILVTSFFVTSADSSTLAVSMMTTGGKAKPSNINRIFWGVMLGATAGILMVLSVEGVEALQSAAVITGGPFAFVCLIALIGLVKEFSSSHGRVLLQDETRIIGSQTEDTPQRDVVPGDDD, encoded by the coding sequence ATGGCTGAGTCGGACGATCTCGGGGCGGTCGGACGGTTCACCGAGGAGATCGACTGGGTGGTCTTCCTCGTCGGTGCGGGGCTGACGCTCACCTTCATCGCAGCCTACCTGCTCGCTCCCGAAATGGTCGTCGGAGAAGACGGAGAAGGGGGAGCCATCGGCTTCGCAAACACGCTGTTTCTGGAGTACATCAACTGGGCGATCCTGTTGATCGTCTTCCTGATCGTCCTCTTCTTGCTCTTCCTGATCGTCGGGCCCTGGGGAAGCATCAGGTTCGGCGACGATCCGCCGGAGTTCAGCTTCCTCTCGTTTTTCGCGATGCTGTACTCGGCAGGGTTCGCCGCTGGGGTCGTCTTCTGGGGACCTACCGAGGCGTTGTTCTACTACGATAGCCCCTCGCCGCTGTTCGGGGCCGAGGGCGGTACCAGCGAGGCGATGACCCTCGCCGTCCAGCAGACGATTTTCCACTGGGCGCTCCCGCAGCTGGCCGTCTTCACGATCATGGGGATCGCGATCGGCTACTTCGCGTACAACTACGAGAACGTGCCGCTGCGCGTCTCCTCGATCCTCACGCCCTTCATCGGTGCCGACCGGCTCGACGGGCCGCTCGCGAAGGTCGTCGACATCTTCGCCGTCTTCGCGACCATCGGCGGCGTCGCCACCTCGCTCGGCTTCATCGGCAGCCAGTTTGTCACGGGGCTCGACTATCAGTGGGGCATCAATCTCGGTGACACCGGGATCATCCTCGTGGTCATCGGAATGACGCTGCTGTTTACCCTCTCGATGGTACTCGGGGTAAATCGCGGCATCCGTCGACTCTCGAACTTCAACATGATCCTGTTCGTCGCACTCATGCTGGCAACGTTCATCGTCGGGCCGACGATGTTCCTGGTGTTGCTCGGCACGCAGGCGTTCGGCGGGATGCTCACCGACTTCGTCTCGATGAGCCTGTTCACCGGCTCGGGCGTCGAGGGCGGCACGGAGTGGTCCAACACCTGGACGGTGTTCTACTGGGCATGGGCGCTCTCGTGGGCCCCGTTCGCTGGCCTGTTCATCGCGCGCATCTCGCGCGGTCGGTCCGTCCGCGAGGTCGCGTTCACCGGCATCGCCGCCACCTCTGCCGCGACGATCCCGTGGTTCACCTTCGTCGGCGGCACGGCCGTCTGGGCCGAGCACAACGGCGTCGCAACGTTCCTCGGTGACCCCGAGTTCAGCGCCGACGTCGCGGGCTTCATCCTCTTCGAGACGTTCCCGTTCGGAACCGTCTTTATGCTCGCGTTCATGATCCTCGTGACCTCCTTTTTCGTCACGTCGGCCGACTCCTCGACGCTCGCCGTCTCGATGATGACAACGGGCGGGAAGGCGAAACCGTCGAACATCAACCGTATCTTCTGGGGCGTGATGCTCGGCGCGACCGCCGGGATCCTCATGGTCCTCAGCGTCGAGGGTGTCGAGGCGCTCCAGTCCGCCGCGGTCATCACCGGCGGGCCGTTCGCCTTCGTCTGTCTGATCGCCCTGATCGGCCTCGTCAAGGAGTTCAGCTCGAGTCACGGCCGCGTGTTGCTTCAGGACGAGACACGGATCATCGGCAGTCAGACCGAGGACACGCCACAGCGTGACGTCGTCCCCGGCGACGACGACTGA
- a CDS encoding Rid family detoxifying hydrolase, whose product MSERTEISTSDAPQNDNPYSQGRRVGDHLYVSGFGPVDPESGEELEGDIEAQTTRVLENVRGVVEEAGGSMDDVVKVTVYLTDLEAYDRMNEAYAAAFSEPLPTRVCVEVSRLPGDVVVEMDAIAYLG is encoded by the coding sequence ATGAGCGAGCGAACGGAGATTTCGACGAGCGATGCACCGCAAAACGACAACCCGTACTCCCAGGGACGCCGCGTCGGGGACCACCTCTACGTCTCCGGTTTCGGACCCGTCGACCCCGAGAGCGGCGAGGAACTCGAGGGCGACATCGAGGCACAGACGACGCGCGTTCTCGAGAACGTCCGCGGCGTCGTCGAGGAAGCCGGCGGCTCGATGGACGACGTCGTGAAGGTGACCGTCTACCTGACCGATCTCGAAGCGTACGATCGGATGAACGAGGCGTACGCCGCCGCTTTTTCGGAGCCGTTGCCGACGCGAGTCTGCGTGGAAGTCTCGCGACTTCCCGGCGATGTGGTCGTCGAGATGGACGCGATCGCGTACCTGGGCTGA
- a CDS encoding aspartate aminotransferase family protein produces MVAGPPITELHYEIAPDVETVPGPKTRRLLEKQREIDSSAVAYPNDIPIAFEEGKGATVRDVDGNTYIDMFAGIGVLNVGHANPYVLEAVEEQSKKLVHTVDFPTEARLELIEKLDEIAPSGLRGQNRVVFGGPTGSDAVEASIKLAKYNTGGDGLIAFRGSYHGATPGAMTLTSNKKFKGHYTPLVPEVTHVRYPTPTADAGTGDAEAICSRPAAECCGSFSCARALEEVQAVLEDPYGGLANPAGIFVEPIQGEGGIIVPPEGFLQGLRDLADDNDVPLMFDEIQSGLGRTGQWWASDWHGVSPDIMTSAKALGGVGFPLSATMYHEELDTWGPGDHAGTYRGHVVGMRAGTRAIEYIQEHDLLAHARELGEHIRGRLREAGEDSERVLDVRGKGLFIGVEFVDEDGQPDGDAVDDIQQYCFEHGVLVWTAGRHSNVLRLIPPLVLTRELADIALDVLVDAIEHATN; encoded by the coding sequence ATGGTTGCTGGACCACCGATTACGGAACTCCACTACGAGATCGCACCCGACGTCGAAACGGTACCCGGACCGAAAACGCGCCGGTTACTCGAGAAACAACGCGAGATCGACAGCAGTGCGGTCGCGTACCCGAACGACATCCCGATCGCCTTCGAGGAGGGAAAGGGGGCGACGGTCCGGGACGTCGACGGTAACACGTACATCGACATGTTCGCCGGCATCGGCGTCCTCAACGTCGGCCACGCCAACCCGTACGTGCTCGAGGCCGTCGAAGAACAGTCGAAGAAACTCGTCCACACGGTGGACTTCCCGACGGAGGCCCGCCTCGAGTTAATCGAGAAGCTCGACGAGATCGCCCCGAGCGGCCTCCGTGGACAGAACCGGGTCGTCTTCGGCGGGCCGACCGGCAGCGACGCCGTCGAAGCGTCGATCAAACTGGCGAAGTACAACACCGGCGGCGACGGGCTCATCGCGTTCCGGGGCTCCTATCACGGTGCAACGCCGGGGGCGATGACGCTCACCTCGAACAAGAAGTTCAAGGGTCACTACACGCCGCTGGTTCCGGAGGTGACCCACGTCCGGTATCCGACGCCGACTGCCGACGCGGGGACGGGCGACGCGGAAGCGATCTGTTCTCGGCCCGCCGCGGAGTGCTGTGGCTCGTTCTCCTGTGCGCGCGCCTTAGAGGAGGTCCAGGCGGTTCTCGAGGATCCCTACGGCGGCCTCGCGAACCCCGCCGGCATCTTCGTCGAACCGATCCAGGGCGAAGGTGGCATCATCGTTCCGCCGGAGGGGTTCCTTCAGGGGCTGCGCGATCTCGCCGACGACAACGACGTCCCGCTGATGTTCGACGAGATCCAGAGCGGGCTCGGCCGGACCGGCCAGTGGTGGGCCAGCGACTGGCACGGCGTCAGCCCGGACATCATGACCTCGGCGAAGGCGCTCGGGGGCGTCGGCTTTCCGCTCTCGGCGACGATGTACCACGAGGAGCTCGACACCTGGGGACCGGGCGACCACGCCGGCACCTACCGCGGCCACGTCGTCGGGATGCGCGCGGGCACCCGAGCCATCGAGTACATCCAGGAACACGATCTGCTGGCCCACGCCCGGGAGCTGGGCGAGCACATCCGCGGGCGGCTCCGCGAGGCCGGTGAGGACTCCGAGCGCGTCCTCGACGTCCGCGGCAAGGGGCTGTTCATCGGCGTCGAGTTCGTCGACGAAGACGGCCAACCCGACGGCGACGCCGTCGACGACATCCAGCAGTACTGTTTCGAACACGGCGTCCTCGTCTGGACGGCCGGCCGCCACAGTAACGTCCTGCGGCTCATCCCGCCGCTCGTCCTCACCCGGGAGCTAGCCGACATCGCTCTCGACGTGCTCGTCGACGCGATCGAGCACGCCACGAACTGA
- the ilvA gene encoding threonine ammonia-lyase: MSLVTVADVEAARERIDPVVHRTPLDRSTTLTARCGAASVGLKLENTQRTGSFKIRGAYNHISQLPADGRDRGVIAASAGNHAQGVALAGQLLGIQTTIVVPEITPAAKIAATRGYGAEVLVEGEIYEDAYARALELADEEGLAFVHPFNDERIVAGQGTVGLELAEECPEIETVLVAIGGGGLIGGVATGLDSLEHDVRVIGVQPTGAAHAGPSLERGEIHELETVDTVADGIADTRLLEKTFALARERVDDVVTVTDREIAAAVAFLAERAKTVAEPAGATPVAALLSGAVDVTDEHVVAVVSGGNVDMSDHVDLVETGLAELGRRATVRLAVAGWPAALTAIVDVLTDHGAGLEAVHAPRRADGDDPNRTPVELTVSGSSPDHLEATLAAVGGLEGVALVDGAVREAGSSR; this comes from the coding sequence ATGTCACTCGTTACCGTCGCCGACGTCGAGGCAGCCCGCGAGCGAATCGATCCCGTCGTCCATCGGACGCCGCTCGATCGATCGACGACGCTCACAGCGCGGTGTGGGGCGGCCTCGGTCGGACTCAAACTCGAGAACACCCAGCGAACGGGTTCGTTCAAGATTCGCGGCGCGTACAACCACATAAGCCAGCTTCCCGCGGACGGTCGCGACCGCGGCGTGATCGCTGCCAGTGCGGGAAACCACGCCCAGGGGGTCGCCCTCGCGGGCCAGTTGCTCGGGATCCAGACCACGATCGTCGTCCCCGAGATCACGCCGGCGGCGAAGATCGCGGCCACCCGCGGCTACGGCGCCGAGGTACTCGTCGAGGGGGAGATCTACGAGGACGCCTACGCACGTGCGCTCGAGCTCGCCGACGAGGAAGGTCTCGCGTTCGTCCATCCCTTCAACGACGAGCGGATCGTCGCCGGCCAGGGAACCGTCGGCCTCGAGCTCGCCGAGGAGTGCCCCGAGATCGAGACGGTCCTCGTCGCCATCGGCGGCGGCGGGCTGATCGGCGGCGTCGCCACCGGCCTCGACTCACTCGAGCACGACGTCCGCGTGATCGGCGTCCAGCCGACCGGAGCCGCCCACGCCGGGCCGTCGCTCGAGCGCGGCGAGATCCACGAACTCGAGACGGTCGACACCGTCGCCGACGGCATCGCCGACACCCGGCTGCTCGAGAAGACGTTCGCCCTCGCGCGCGAACGCGTCGACGACGTCGTGACGGTCACCGACCGGGAAATCGCCGCGGCCGTCGCGTTCCTGGCTGAGCGCGCGAAGACGGTCGCCGAACCTGCGGGTGCTACACCCGTCGCCGCCCTCCTGAGCGGCGCCGTCGACGTCACCGACGAGCACGTCGTCGCGGTCGTCTCCGGCGGAAACGTCGATATGAGCGATCACGTCGACCTCGTCGAAACGGGGCTAGCCGAACTCGGCCGACGGGCAACGGTCCGACTCGCCGTCGCCGGCTGGCCCGCGGCGTTGACCGCGATCGTCGACGTCCTGACCGACCACGGTGCCGGTCTGGAGGCCGTTCACGCGCCGCGTCGGGCCGACGGCGACGACCCCAACCGAACGCCGGTCGAACTCACGGTGTCGGGGAGCAGCCCCGACCACCTCGAGGCGACCCTCGCGGCCGTCGGGGGGCTCGAGGGTGTGGCCCTGGTCGACGGCGCCGTCCGGGAAGCCGGGTCGTCACGTTGA
- a CDS encoding HVO_2523 family zinc finger protein: MTTHTDDERGRTAGPPCPLCESSLYKRHCKYVCPQHGVVYDCSDPFR, encoded by the coding sequence ATGACGACCCACACCGACGACGAACGAGGACGGACGGCGGGACCTCCCTGCCCCCTCTGTGAGTCATCCCTGTACAAGCGCCACTGTAAGTACGTCTGTCCGCAACACGGCGTCGTCTACGACTGCTCGGATCCGTTTCGGTGA
- a CDS encoding aspartate aminotransferase family protein: MDRDTVEPQVSNIPGARAEQWASYHHEFAAPSTYVYEFVWDTQAPAEGPFCTDVDGNVLLDFTSHVAAAPLGYNNPLIRDRLREFDLVDPTKIAGQDFYVSGGFPPEDSEFPGPTELMERLVDLTSHYDMDRVFLSNSGAEAVENAIKICYTSGGHRGFTTDGAFHGRTLGALSLNRSKMVHRKGYPEVPGIVSVPYPSTDEEYEGSWCTDGPGGNVIADKLDPNQGVIDPAEVAYLILEPIQGEGGYRPAHPEFARDVEDLRERFDLNVIVDEIQTGLGRTGELWGVDHLELTPDVITSAKGLRVGATISRSDVFPEEEGRISSTWGAGDLLASLQGVLTIDAIREENLLVNVRDRGQQLRDRLEEADADGLIDVRGRGLMLAVEFDTKERREAVVEAAFRRGLLVLGCGYKSLRFLPPLDVTAREIDLAAELFLESVDEVATELTPTA; encoded by the coding sequence ATGGACCGAGACACGGTCGAACCACAGGTATCGAACATTCCCGGAGCGCGAGCCGAGCAGTGGGCGTCTTACCACCACGAGTTCGCCGCTCCCAGTACCTACGTTTACGAGTTCGTCTGGGACACGCAGGCGCCCGCCGAAGGGCCCTTCTGCACCGACGTCGACGGCAACGTCCTCCTCGATTTCACGAGCCACGTCGCCGCTGCCCCGCTCGGCTACAACAATCCGTTGATTCGCGACCGGCTTCGCGAGTTCGACCTCGTCGACCCGACGAAGATCGCCGGCCAGGACTTCTACGTCAGCGGCGGCTTCCCGCCCGAGGATAGCGAGTTCCCGGGGCCGACGGAGCTCATGGAGCGACTGGTGGATCTCACGAGCCACTACGACATGGACCGCGTCTTCCTCTCGAACTCCGGCGCAGAGGCCGTCGAGAACGCCATCAAGATCTGTTACACCAGCGGCGGCCACCGTGGATTTACGACCGACGGCGCGTTCCACGGCCGGACCCTGGGCGCACTCTCGCTCAACCGATCGAAGATGGTCCACCGGAAAGGCTACCCCGAAGTTCCGGGGATCGTGAGCGTACCCTACCCGTCGACCGACGAGGAGTACGAGGGCAGCTGGTGCACCGACGGCCCCGGCGGCAACGTGATCGCCGACAAGCTGGACCCCAATCAGGGCGTCATCGACCCCGCGGAGGTCGCGTACCTGATCCTCGAGCCCATCCAGGGCGAGGGCGGCTACCGCCCCGCCCACCCCGAGTTCGCCCGCGACGTCGAGGACCTGCGCGAGCGCTTCGACCTGAACGTGATCGTCGACGAGATCCAGACCGGTCTCGGCCGCACGGGAGAGCTGTGGGGCGTCGACCACCTCGAGCTCACCCCGGACGTGATCACGAGCGCGAAGGGGCTGCGCGTCGGCGCGACGATCTCTCGCTCGGACGTCTTCCCCGAGGAGGAGGGTCGGATCTCCTCGACCTGGGGAGCCGGCGACCTCCTCGCCTCCCTGCAGGGCGTGCTCACCATCGACGCGATCCGCGAGGAGAACCTGCTCGTGAACGTTCGCGACCGCGGCCAGCAGCTCCGTGATCGCCTCGAGGAGGCCGACGCCGACGGGCTGATCGACGTCCGCGGCCGTGGCCTCATGCTCGCCGTCGAGTTCGACACGAAAGAACGCCGGGAAGCGGTCGTCGAGGCCGCGTTCCGCCGCGGCTTGCTCGTCCTCGGCTGTGGCTACAAGTCGCTCCGATTCCTCCCGCCGCTCGACGTCACCGCACGCGAGATCGACCTCGCTGCGGAGCTCTTCCTCGAATCGGTCGACGAGGTCGCCACGGAGCTGACGCCGACGGCCTGA
- the trxA gene encoding thioredoxin yields the protein MDEPDELERIREKKREQLRERAEREQQLSATPDAPIPVQGPAHFEEVLEEYPTVLVDFYADWCGPCQMLAPILDRLAADTAAAVAKVDTDAHQLLAQQHGVRGLPTLVLFVDGEPAERLVGMQDEARLRQVLDTHTD from the coding sequence ATGGACGAACCGGACGAACTCGAGCGAATTCGCGAGAAAAAGCGCGAACAGCTCCGCGAGCGTGCCGAACGGGAACAGCAGCTGTCGGCCACGCCCGACGCTCCGATCCCCGTCCAGGGACCGGCGCACTTCGAGGAAGTCCTCGAGGAGTACCCGACCGTCCTCGTCGACTTCTACGCCGACTGGTGTGGCCCCTGTCAGATGCTCGCACCGATCCTCGATCGGCTCGCCGCGGACACGGCAGCGGCGGTCGCGAAAGTCGACACCGACGCCCACCAGCTCCTCGCCCAGCAACACGGCGTCCGGGGGCTGCCGACGCTCGTGCTGTTCGTCGACGGCGAGCCGGCCGAGCGACTCGTCGGGATGCAAGACGAGGCGCGACTCAGGCAGGTGCTCGATACGCACACCGACTAG
- the rbcL gene encoding type III ribulose-bisphosphate carboxylase translates to MTGIEYDDFLDLEYEPSETDLVCAFTIDPADGMSMEAAASRVASESSNGTWAALHVDEDELTHLGAVACEIDGGEVTVAYPADLFEAGSMAQILSCIAGNILGMKAVDTIRLEDCHWPESIVEGFPGPRFGTSVATEKLDAGDRPVLATVPKPKVGLSTAAHARVGEEAWLGGVDLLKDDENLTDQGFNPFEARLTESLAARDRAQEETGERKDYLVNVTAETNVMLERVDLVAEHGGGFVMVDVVTCGWSAVQSVRERAEKHDLAIHAHRAMHAAFDRLPHHGVSMRVLAQISRLCGVDHIHTGTAGLGKLENEDTPGINEWLTSDLYGVKPVLPVASGGLHPGVVDQLLETLGTTLIVQAGGGIHGHPDGTHAGAKALRQAVDASVAGTSLEAYADDHAELATALEKWGAETPR, encoded by the coding sequence ATGACTGGAATCGAATACGACGACTTCCTCGACCTCGAGTACGAACCGTCAGAGACCGACCTCGTCTGTGCGTTCACGATCGACCCCGCCGACGGGATGTCGATGGAGGCGGCCGCGAGTCGCGTCGCCTCCGAATCGTCGAACGGCACGTGGGCGGCCCTCCACGTCGACGAGGACGAACTCACCCACCTCGGTGCCGTCGCCTGCGAGATCGACGGGGGCGAGGTCACCGTGGCCTACCCCGCCGACCTGTTCGAGGCCGGGAGCATGGCCCAGATCCTCTCGTGTATCGCGGGGAATATTTTGGGGATGAAGGCCGTGGACACGATCCGACTCGAGGACTGTCACTGGCCCGAGTCGATCGTCGAGGGCTTCCCGGGGCCGCGTTTCGGGACGAGCGTCGCGACCGAGAAACTCGACGCCGGGGATCGACCCGTGCTGGCGACCGTGCCGAAACCCAAAGTCGGTCTCTCGACGGCCGCTCACGCCCGCGTCGGCGAGGAGGCCTGGCTCGGCGGCGTCGACCTCCTCAAGGACGACGAGAACCTCACCGACCAGGGGTTCAACCCGTTCGAAGCGCGCCTGACCGAGAGCTTAGCCGCCCGCGACCGCGCTCAGGAGGAGACGGGCGAACGCAAGGACTACCTCGTCAACGTCACCGCCGAGACGAACGTGATGCTCGAGCGCGTCGACCTCGTGGCCGAGCACGGCGGCGGCTTCGTCATGGTCGACGTCGTCACGTGTGGCTGGTCGGCCGTCCAGTCGGTGCGCGAACGGGCGGAGAAACACGACCTGGCGATTCACGCCCACCGCGCGATGCACGCCGCCTTCGACCGTTTGCCCCACCACGGCGTCTCGATGCGCGTGCTCGCCCAGATCTCGCGGCTCTGCGGCGTCGATCACATCCACACCGGCACCGCGGGCCTGGGCAAACTCGAGAACGAGGACACCCCGGGGATCAACGAGTGGCTCACCTCGGACCTCTACGGGGTGAAGCCGGTCCTCCCCGTCGCCTCCGGCGGCCTCCACCCCGGCGTCGTCGACCAGCTGCTCGAGACGCTCGGGACGACCCTCATCGTCCAGGCCGGCGGCGGCATCCACGGCCATCCCGACGGCACCCACGCGGGCGCAAAGGCGCTCCGCCAGGCCGTCGACGCCTCGGTCGCAGGGACGAGCCTCGAGGCGTACGCCGACGATCACGCGGAACTGGCGACGGCGCTCGAGAAGTGGGGCGCCGAGACGCCGCGGTAG
- a CDS encoding aminotransferase class I/II-fold pyridoxal phosphate-dependent enzyme, producing the protein MEDRGFDLDERVATLEDAETRRTLSPVDRVAERSYFAAPASGDLPVLGSEEELVFASSNYLGLTADQRVQNAARRATAVVGTGAGSSRLVTGDTLVHHDLERLLAETLGTDRALAFASGYAAAVGTITALEPDVIFVDESTRSSITDGCRFSSAEVVRYDHCDAADLHASMAERAERISDGESWLVGTDSVFDVDGTVAPLSAICDVADEFGAWVLVNETHATGLYVDGGGVVQAEGLEDRIHVQLGSLSTALASQGGYVAGDDALIETLVTDARSFACSAGLAPAAAATASEALHVARHSDVRERLWDNVAHLRDGLEAMGYPVLGDSQLLAVCVCDRRDALALVDGVRERGVVVHPLCPPTAPAGAGRVRVAPMASHDRDDVVACLEAFQTAGEELGLL; encoded by the coding sequence ATGGAAGACCGTGGGTTCGACCTCGACGAGCGCGTCGCCACACTCGAGGACGCGGAAACGAGGCGGACGCTTTCGCCCGTCGATCGCGTCGCCGAGCGGAGCTACTTCGCCGCACCCGCCAGCGGCGACCTTCCGGTTCTCGGAAGCGAGGAGGAACTCGTCTTCGCCTCGAGCAACTACCTCGGGCTGACGGCGGACCAGCGGGTACAGAACGCCGCCCGGCGGGCGACGGCCGTCGTCGGCACCGGTGCCGGTTCGAGTCGACTCGTCACCGGCGACACGCTCGTCCACCACGACCTGGAGCGACTGCTCGCCGAGACGCTGGGGACCGACCGGGCGCTCGCCTTCGCCTCGGGGTACGCGGCGGCCGTCGGGACGATCACCGCCCTCGAGCCGGACGTGATCTTCGTAGACGAGTCGACTCGTTCGAGCATCACCGACGGGTGCCGGTTTTCCAGCGCGGAGGTGGTACGCTACGATCACTGTGACGCGGCCGACCTGCACGCGTCGATGGCGGAGCGAGCCGAACGAATTTCGGATGGAGAGTCGTGGCTGGTCGGTACCGACTCCGTGTTCGACGTGGACGGTACCGTCGCGCCGCTCTCGGCGATCTGTGACGTCGCCGACGAGTTCGGCGCGTGGGTGCTGGTCAACGAGACCCACGCCACCGGCCTCTACGTCGACGGCGGCGGGGTCGTCCAGGCCGAAGGACTCGAGGATCGGATCCACGTCCAGCTGGGGTCGCTCTCGACGGCGCTCGCGAGCCAGGGCGGCTACGTCGCGGGGGATGACGCCCTCATCGAGACGCTGGTCACCGACGCCCGGTCGTTCGCCTGCTCGGCGGGTCTCGCCCCCGCTGCGGCTGCGACGGCGAGCGAGGCGCTCCACGTCGCCCGCCACAGCGACGTTCGCGAACGCCTCTGGGACAACGTCGCCCACCTCCGCGACGGCCTCGAGGCGATGGGGTATCCGGTCCTCGGCGACTCACAGCTCCTGGCAGTGTGCGTCTGTGACCGTCGCGACGCACTCGCGCTCGTCGACGGCGTCCGGGAACGGGGCGTCGTCGTCCACCCGCTTTGCCCGCCAACGGCTCCGGCGGGCGCGGGCCGGGTCCGGGTCGCCCCGATGGCGAGCCACGATCGGGACGACGTCGTCGCCTGCCTCGAGGCGTTCCAGACCGCTGGCGAAGAACTCGGGTTGCTGTAA